A genome region from Blautia coccoides includes the following:
- a CDS encoding class II aldolase/adducin family protein: MIYEDIRKTVLAAINEAVEKKLINGTSGNIAMRDSENPNIVAITPSGISYAGMKPEDIAIVEMMDDGTNKWIDGAYKPSSEVPMHTAVLRMRKDVNATVHTHSMYATICAMGDDPELKPITPPQCEFTPVKVVGFTMPGSDEVAEKVAAAIGEKGRVCLIKNHGMFSCGKDMKGAMHAAVYTDEMAQTTVIAKTLGNYEPMPQKAVEAMQALIAADQAV; this comes from the coding sequence ATGATTTATGAAGATATCAGAAAAACAGTGCTGGCTGCCATTAACGAAGCGGTGGAAAAAAAGCTGATCAACGGTACATCCGGGAACATCGCAATGAGAGATTCAGAGAATCCCAATATTGTTGCAATCACACCCAGCGGAATTTCCTATGCGGGGATGAAACCGGAGGATATTGCCATTGTGGAAATGATGGATGACGGAACAAATAAATGGATTGACGGAGCTTACAAACCGTCCTCCGAAGTTCCCATGCACACGGCAGTTCTGCGCATGAGAAAAGACGTAAATGCCACAGTACATACACACAGTATGTATGCCACCATCTGCGCCATGGGAGATGACCCGGAACTGAAACCTATTACACCGCCTCAGTGTGAGTTTACACCGGTCAAAGTGGTTGGATTCACAATGCCGGGTTCCGATGAAGTGGCAGAGAAGGTGGCAGCGGCAATCGGTGAAAAGGGAAGAGTATGTCTGATCAAAAATCATGGCATGTTTTCCTGCGGCAAGGATATGAAGGGAGCTATGCACGCGGCAGTTTACACAGATGAAATGGCGCAGACAACCGTAATTGCAAAAACCCTGGGCAATTATGAGCCAATGCCCCAGAAGGCAGTGGAAGCCATGCAGGCCCTGATTGCCGCGGACCAGGCAGTTTAA
- a CDS encoding 2-hydroxyacid dehydrogenase codes for MKKKLALCTPIPEKILQSVKEQCDITVCGELKHGKGNVTEEMTREECKGHELVVLGDEYAGGETIREWAASGMKFMGVAKGTPATVDHEAIQEAGIELSYTPGRNRVAVAEFNMGLMIAVARNLTLSSTGLSRGEHVGEPMEDIYDVPDVKNVTFGPLDENHPFMDYGIGFELYGKKLGIAGYGAIGREVAVRAKAFGMEILAYDPYIPKEKIETDGVQAVNLDTMLSQSDMISIHLPVLPQTKGIVNKDWFSKMKSTAYVINTARAAVIDQKDFVEALQNKQIAGAAIDVYWKEPVPANHPLLKMRNVVCTPHMAGLTTDVDGWSGTMMGEEILAYLKGEQRKYIWKVRK; via the coding sequence ATGAAAAAGAAACTTGCACTTTGTACACCGATTCCGGAGAAGATTCTCCAGTCTGTCAAAGAACAGTGTGATATCACTGTCTGCGGTGAATTAAAACATGGAAAGGGTAATGTCACAGAAGAAATGACACGGGAAGAGTGTAAAGGACATGAGCTGGTGGTGCTTGGCGACGAATATGCCGGTGGGGAAACGATCAGGGAGTGGGCTGCATCCGGTATGAAATTTATGGGTGTAGCAAAAGGAACACCGGCAACCGTGGATCATGAGGCGATTCAGGAGGCGGGAATAGAGCTTTCCTATACACCCGGAAGAAACCGTGTGGCTGTGGCTGAGTTTAATATGGGGCTGATGATCGCAGTCGCCAGAAATTTAACCCTGAGCAGTACAGGATTGTCCAGAGGCGAACATGTGGGTGAACCCATGGAAGATATTTATGATGTGCCGGATGTGAAAAATGTAACCTTTGGTCCCTTGGATGAAAACCATCCGTTTATGGATTATGGTATTGGGTTTGAGCTGTATGGCAAAAAACTGGGAATTGCAGGTTATGGTGCCATCGGAAGAGAAGTTGCAGTCAGAGCCAAAGCTTTTGGAATGGAAATCCTTGCATATGACCCCTATATTCCCAAAGAAAAGATTGAAACGGACGGGGTGCAGGCAGTGAATCTGGATACCATGCTCAGCCAGTCAGATATGATCAGTATCCATCTCCCTGTACTGCCCCAGACAAAAGGGATCGTGAATAAAGACTGGTTTTCAAAAATGAAGTCAACTGCCTATGTGATCAATACCGCCAGGGCAGCAGTCATTGACCAGAAAGATTTTGTGGAAGCTCTTCAGAATAAGCAGATCGCAGGAGCGGCCATTGATGTTTACTGGAAAGAACCGGTGCCCGCCAACCATCCTCTGCTGAAAATGCGCAACGTTGTCTGTACACCGCACATGGCAGGTCTTACCACAGATGTGGACGGCTGGTCAGGAACCATGATGGGAGAAGAGATACTTGCCTATCTGAAAGGGGAACAGAGAAAGTATATCTGGAAGGTTCGCAAATAA
- a CDS encoding MFS transporter has protein sequence MNKRKKWKIIVAVVCISFIQGLQFSVSPILGQISEHYQGVPVSLVQMLVTAPSLISIGVALASGWLAVKVSKKKLLLLASLVAGVSGIVPFWADYFPLLFGARMVYGISLGLSTTLNTAVVADFFEGDERVSVMGIQAASIGAGMVLITTAAGWLGMSAFKNSYWINIIGFLSLILIAVCLPEAPEAKAKEKEKIRLNGEVFTASLFAFLEFLFLIAFTTNISMHIGGALKGNTAVSGMLTGVFSGIQIAAGLMLGRITKITKKYTMPAAMLSFTVGAVLLSLFPADMKMLVLGALFCGFSQGVFIPTGMVNVANAVPPAATAMASAIFTSAMSLGQFISPAVLNGSSKILFGEAATANVYLIAAVGMAGSAVLAFAWKAKKTTG, from the coding sequence ATGAATAAGAGAAAAAAATGGAAAATTATCGTCGCGGTTGTATGTATTTCCTTTATCCAGGGGCTGCAGTTTAGTGTATCGCCAATCCTGGGTCAGATATCTGAACATTATCAGGGAGTTCCTGTGAGCCTGGTGCAGATGCTGGTCACGGCGCCTTCGCTGATATCCATTGGAGTGGCATTGGCTTCTGGCTGGCTGGCGGTGAAGGTCAGCAAAAAAAAGCTTCTGCTCTTGGCAAGCCTTGTGGCAGGAGTCAGCGGGATCGTCCCTTTTTGGGCTGATTACTTTCCTCTCCTTTTTGGGGCGAGAATGGTTTACGGAATCTCATTGGGATTGTCCACAACGCTGAACACAGCGGTGGTTGCGGATTTCTTTGAAGGAGATGAGAGGGTTTCTGTTATGGGAATCCAGGCGGCCAGCATAGGAGCCGGGATGGTGCTTATCACTACGGCAGCAGGGTGGCTGGGAATGTCCGCGTTTAAAAATTCTTATTGGATCAACATAATAGGATTTCTGTCTTTGATATTGATCGCGGTCTGTCTTCCGGAAGCGCCGGAAGCAAAAGCGAAAGAAAAGGAAAAGATACGCCTGAACGGAGAAGTCTTTACTGCGTCCCTGTTTGCTTTTCTGGAATTTTTATTTCTCATTGCCTTTACAACCAATATTTCCATGCATATCGGCGGGGCATTAAAAGGAAATACGGCAGTGTCAGGGATGCTGACCGGGGTTTTTTCCGGGATACAGATTGCCGCAGGTCTTATGCTTGGAAGAATCACAAAGATTACAAAGAAGTATACAATGCCTGCCGCCATGCTCAGTTTTACTGTGGGCGCAGTGCTTTTAAGCCTGTTTCCCGCTGATATGAAAATGTTGGTTCTGGGAGCCTTGTTCTGTGGCTTTTCCCAGGGGGTTTTTATTCCCACAGGGATGGTCAATGTGGCCAACGCAGTACCGCCGGCGGCAACGGCCATGGCATCCGCCATATTCACCAGCGCAATGAGCCTGGGGCAGTTTATATCTCCGGCCGTGTTGAATGGCAGTTCAAAGATACTGTTTGGAGAAGCGGCAACAGCCAATGTGTATCTGATCGCGGCGGTGGGTATGGCAGGTTCCGCTGTACTGGCATTTGCCTGGAAAGCAAAGAAGACAACCGGATGA
- a CDS encoding iron-containing alcohol dehydrogenase family protein: protein MSFDFFVKSNIKFGRGAAEKLPELINAYGLKHVMVVYDSGVKAAGIADKVLEQIHKTGAAVTVFDDVIPNPTNEIVEKASGIARNAQVDGFVAVGGGSSIDTAKAINVLMTNPGKISDYAGMNMVKHPCLPLIAIPTTAGTSSEITNVSALIDTEKVIKYVVIDNKITASDVIADPEFTRTVPAGVTAATGMDAITHAAESYLSNMATPLTKYQALEGLRILYQNITRAVENGEDMEAREQMMLGCIITGFSFSNANLGLVHGIAHTLSAHFGLAHGMANAVVLPYVMEYNAESCPKQMAELAKAIDLPVSGNPEKDSHLFAEELKKLTVRLKIRTLSEQGIQKKDFDMLAEDVLREPVLGFNPRQDITKEDILAILEKAY from the coding sequence ATGAGTTTTGATTTCTTTGTAAAGAGCAATATTAAATTTGGAAGAGGCGCAGCAGAAAAACTTCCTGAACTGATAAACGCATATGGCCTGAAGCATGTAATGGTAGTGTATGACAGCGGGGTCAAAGCAGCGGGCATTGCAGATAAAGTTTTGGAACAGATACATAAGACAGGGGCAGCGGTTACGGTGTTCGATGACGTGATTCCCAACCCCACAAATGAAATCGTAGAAAAAGCATCCGGCATTGCCAGGAATGCACAGGTGGACGGATTTGTGGCAGTTGGCGGAGGAAGCAGTATTGATACCGCTAAAGCCATCAATGTGTTAATGACAAATCCCGGAAAGATCAGCGATTATGCGGGGATGAATATGGTGAAACATCCATGTCTGCCGCTGATCGCAATTCCCACAACCGCAGGGACTTCCAGTGAGATCACAAACGTCAGCGCATTGATCGATACGGAAAAAGTGATCAAGTACGTTGTGATAGACAACAAGATTACAGCGTCTGATGTGATCGCTGACCCGGAATTTACCAGAACGGTTCCGGCAGGTGTAACTGCGGCCACGGGAATGGATGCCATTACCCATGCGGCAGAGAGTTACCTGTCCAATATGGCAACACCCCTTACAAAATATCAAGCTCTGGAAGGGCTTCGCATCCTGTATCAAAATATAACAAGAGCGGTTGAAAATGGTGAGGATATGGAGGCCAGAGAACAGATGATGCTGGGATGTATTATCACCGGATTTAGTTTCTCCAATGCAAACCTGGGCTTAGTCCATGGAATTGCCCATACCTTAAGCGCACACTTTGGACTGGCTCACGGCATGGCAAATGCAGTTGTTCTTCCCTATGTGATGGAATATAACGCAGAGAGCTGTCCAAAACAGATGGCGGAGCTTGCAAAGGCAATAGACCTTCCGGTAAGCGGAAATCCCGAGAAAGATTCTCATCTGTTTGCGGAGGAATTGAAAAAGCTGACAGTCAGGCTGAAGATCAGGACGTTATCTGAGCAGGGAATACAGAAAAAAGACTTTGATATGCTTGCCGAAGATGTTCTGAGAGAGCCTGTACTTGGTTTTAACCCTCGCCAGGACATCACAAAAGAAGACATATTGGCAATCCTTGAAAAGGCATATTAA
- a CDS encoding BglG family transcription antiterminator: MDTLTLSLRQRKILHILQNQNSYITGKKIAEDLDVSSRTIRNDIQELNHFLTAYNTHILSEQSKGYLLYTEAPDKLKELNGNDTVFFTKEDRMRYLAFQLCLSGEPLNLFDLEDEMFVSHTTLMYDLHALKRKYTLAEPHIELIQHKNTISYEKNEYKIRAVLLNLFHEDWDYNAKGNAYYGYHFLDEQIMDFLLDIVPFHLHRYHIRMEDPSLVALELSLAIMYHRIMSGYRLPETAPVPMTNTAAYLVTRDLFTDLEKKMHCSFPTAERDFIYHFISQAILLDESLISEGNAEFYIGPITIEMADRFLARIKRVFTIDFSDDREFYITLLLYLRTLQGNHCIFYAQGNANTTKKNLLPEFEFAYLFQDIAFECMGRRLTEIELINLAFCLSGALEYHFTVHPEKKINTVICCHMNMTTTWAIKRKVLAMFGSYLEVTDLLPVNSKSTFDFSRTDLVLTTVKKKISDNAATRTIYLDSFVNFSSSSFQNDIKMLAMRSLCPQPSAPTESLFQNAYWHGNKDLTERFPIIEEMMSDFIRDDIASEKHLLEILSRESVSSFAIENNIVFLYSVVPAQETKLSFMTLSHRIVWNTKKIQMVIMAVFCREDRNLLFYLNNLFYHSHDFEAFKIPQNESEKNDFFRLSGV, encoded by the coding sequence ATGGATACTTTGACTCTCTCCCTCCGTCAGAGAAAGATTCTGCACATACTTCAAAATCAAAATTCCTATATTACAGGAAAGAAGATTGCCGAGGACCTGGATGTCTCTTCCCGGACCATCCGTAACGATATTCAGGAGCTGAATCATTTTCTGACTGCTTATAACACACATATTCTTTCTGAACAGAGCAAGGGATATCTTTTATATACAGAGGCTCCGGATAAGTTAAAAGAATTGAATGGAAACGACACTGTTTTTTTTACCAAAGAAGACCGCATGCGTTACCTGGCATTTCAGCTCTGCCTGTCCGGAGAACCGCTGAACCTGTTTGATCTGGAAGATGAGATGTTTGTCAGCCACACCACATTAATGTACGATCTCCATGCATTAAAACGGAAATATACATTGGCAGAACCTCATATTGAACTGATCCAGCATAAAAACACCATTTCCTACGAAAAAAACGAGTATAAAATACGTGCGGTACTCTTAAATCTGTTTCATGAAGACTGGGATTACAACGCAAAGGGAAATGCCTATTATGGTTATCATTTTCTCGATGAACAGATCATGGACTTTTTGCTGGATATCGTTCCTTTTCATCTCCACCGCTATCACATCCGGATGGAAGACCCCAGTCTGGTTGCACTTGAACTTTCTCTGGCTATTATGTACCACAGGATCATGTCAGGATACCGTCTTCCTGAAACTGCTCCTGTTCCCATGACAAACACAGCAGCCTATCTGGTTACCAGGGATTTGTTTACGGATTTGGAAAAGAAGATGCACTGCAGCTTTCCCACTGCAGAGAGAGATTTTATTTATCATTTTATTTCACAGGCGATCCTGTTAGATGAATCTTTGATTTCAGAGGGAAATGCAGAATTTTATATCGGACCTATTACCATTGAAATGGCAGACCGCTTTCTTGCAAGAATTAAAAGAGTTTTTACAATTGACTTTTCAGATGACAGGGAATTTTATATTACCTTGCTGCTTTATCTGCGCACACTGCAAGGCAATCACTGTATTTTCTATGCACAGGGAAATGCAAATACCACCAAGAAGAACCTGCTTCCGGAATTTGAGTTTGCCTATCTGTTTCAGGATATTGCTTTTGAGTGCATGGGACGCCGTCTTACCGAGATAGAGCTCATCAATCTGGCCTTTTGTCTTTCGGGAGCATTAGAATACCATTTTACGGTTCACCCGGAAAAGAAAATCAACACTGTGATCTGCTGTCATATGAACATGACTACAACATGGGCTATAAAACGTAAAGTCCTGGCAATGTTCGGCAGTTATCTAGAAGTTACGGACCTGCTTCCTGTAAATTCCAAAAGTACCTTTGATTTTTCCCGGACAGACCTTGTGTTGACCACCGTGAAAAAAAAGATCAGTGACAACGCTGCCACCAGAACCATTTACCTTGACAGCTTTGTAAACTTTTCTTCCTCCTCTTTTCAGAATGATATTAAAATGCTGGCAATGCGCTCTCTGTGTCCTCAGCCGTCTGCTCCCACTGAAAGTCTCTTTCAAAATGCTTACTGGCATGGGAACAAGGACCTTACCGAGAGATTTCCCATTATAGAGGAGATGATGTCCGACTTTATCCGGGATGATATTGCTTCTGAAAAGCATTTACTGGAGATTCTAAGCCGGGAATCTGTGTCTTCCTTTGCCATTGAAAACAACATTGTCTTTCTGTACTCTGTTGTTCCGGCACAGGAAACCAAACTGTCCTTTATGACTTTATCACACCGTATTGTCTGGAACACGAAAAAGATCCAGATGGTGATTATGGCAGTTTTTTGCAGGGAAGACCGTAACCTGCTCTTTTACTTAAACAATTTATTCTATCACAGCCATGATTTTGAAGCTTTTAAAATACCACAAAACGAATCCGAAAAAAATGATTTTTTCCGTTTATCCGGTGTTTAA